ACGAGTACGTGAGAAACACGACAGCGCGAGCGTTCGCCGTGGTGGCGTCTGCGCTGGGCATCCCGTCCCTGCTGCCCTTCCTCAAAGCCGTGTGCAAGAGCAAGAAGTCGTGGCAGGCTCGCCACACGGGCATCAAGATCGTCCAGCAGATCGCCATTCTCATGGGCTGTGCCATCCTGCCCCACCTGCGGAGTCTGGTGGAGATCATCGAGCACGGTCAGTAGGGGTGCAACGCACACCAGATGAAGGGATGGGAAAAATGTTAGATGCCTTAGTTAAATGACTTCTTCTTTTGGCATTTCCTTGCTGCGGTAGTGAgcgtttgtgtgcgcgtgtgtgtttcctcagGTCTGGTTGATGAGCAGCAGAAGGTAAGGACCATCAGTGCCCTGGCCATCGCTGCCCTGGCCGAGGCGGCCACGCCCTACGGCATCGAGTCCTTCGACTCAGTCCTGAAGCCCCTCTGGAAGGGTATCAGACAGCACAGAGGAAAGGTGAGGACACGCAATCTCTTCTTCACATGCGCTCAGTGACGGGTATTACTGTGGGGTTTAATCTGTATAGATTCTGTAGTTGGTTGAACATACCCAATAGCAAAGTTGTAACGCTCTCTCCGTGTGCAGGGTCTGGCTGCGTTCCTCAAAGCCATTGGCTACCTTATTCCCCTGATGGATGCAGAGTACGCCAACTACTACACCAGAGAGGTGATGCTCATCCTTATCAGAGAGTTCCAGTCCCCTGACGAGGAGATGAAGAAGATTGTGCTCAAggtttgtttgcgtgtgtgtgtgtgtacgcaagcCTGCGAATCATTCTCGCCTGTTTGACCTGTCCATGGTCAGATCAGGGCTAGTACTTCGCTAGATGGACGTCACCAACATGAGAACTAGCAGGTCTGACATCCATGTTGACTCTGTTCTCACCCTGCACCCGTTGGTTACAGTTCCTCAATAAAAATTAAAAACAATGTCTCATGTAAGTGTTGATTGTATTGGAATAAAGTTGATTTGGATCATTCCTTCACTACaacttcccctgtcctctcctaggTGGTGAAGCAGTGCTGTGGAACTGATGGTGTGGAGGCCAACTACATCAAGACCGagatcctccctcctttcttcaaGCACTTCTGGCAGCACAGGATGGCCCTCGACAGACGCAACTACAGACAggtacacaaacacgcacagatCGGTGTTGCTGCTTTCAAGCCTTGCCAGCGAGTGTCCAGAACGTGTCTTTATGATAACCGACACCTGCTCGTCTTCCCGTAGCTGGTAGACACCACGGTGGAGCTGGCCAACAAGGTGGGAGCCGCTGAGATCATCTCTCGCATCGTGGACGACCTGAAGGACGAGGCGGAGCAGTACAGGAAGATGGTGATGGAGACCATTGAGAAGATCATGGGCAACCTGGGGGCCGCAGACATCGACCAcaagctggaggagcagctcATTGATGGCATCCTGTACGCCTTCCAGGAGCAGACCACTGAGGTGAGCCACCTGACTTGACACCCCTGCTACAAATCTGCTTGGTCTCATGAACTGTTTGGTTTTGCATGGTGCGGAGAAGAATCTTAAACCTAGATGTGGACACTAAACCTTTCCTcctgttgtttttttccccccaccccaggACTCTGTGATGTTGAACGGTTTTGGCACGGTGGTGAACGCTCTGGGGAAGAGGGTGAAGCCCTACCTGCCTCAGATCTGCGGTACTGTTCTCTGGCGTCTCAACAACAAGTCCGCCAAGGTCCGCCAGCAGGCTGCCGACCTCATCTCTCGTACCGCCGTGGTCATGAAGACCTGCCAGGAGGTGggattctctctcacacacacacacacacattctcttacCATACCGTTTCAGGTACAGTAATGCTGCCCTGGTCCTGCCTAacatcctccctgtctctgtccctcatcACAGGAGAAGCTGATGGGTCATCTTGGGGTGGTGCTGTATGAGTACCTGGGAGAGGAGTACCCCGAGGTGCTGGGCAGCATCCTGGGAGCCCTGAAGGCCATCGTCAACGTCATCGGCATGCACAAGATGACTCCCCCGATTAAAGACTTGCTTCCCCGCCTCACGCCAATCCTGAAGAACAGACACGAAAAGGTGCAGGAGAACTGCATCGACCTGGTGGGCAGGATCGCCGACAGGTCAGTAGTGAGCAGCTTTGGATGTGTGGGATTTGACGATGATACCCAGAAGACTTAATCCACCCGGGACGCCGGCGGGGTCTCGTCGTTAATGCCGTAGTTTGAGCCGTTGTGTAACGTTCCCTTGTCTGCCACAGGGGTGCCGAGTACGTGTCTGCGAGGGAGTGGATGAGGATCTGCTTtgagctgctggagctgctcAAGGCCCACAAGAAGGCCATCCGGCGGGCTACCGTCAACACCTTTGGATACATCGCCAAGGCCATTGGGTGAGTGACCACCAGCCATCCTCCACAGAGCAGATACCAATCTGGAAAGGAACATGAACGACATCACACTCCGGCGTTTCCGACGTTTCATCCCACGTTGTGTGGTCCTCCCTCAGCCCTCACGACGTGCTGGCCACCCTGCTGAACAACCTGAAGGTGCAGGAGCGCCAGAACCGCGTGTGCACCACCGTGGCCATCGCCATCGTGGCCGAGACCTGCTCCCCCTTCACCGTGCTGCCAGCCCTCATGAACGAGTACCGCGTGCCCGAGCTCAACGTGCAGAACGGCGTGCTCAAGTCCCTGTCCTTCCTGTTTGAGTACATcggggagatggggaaggactACATCTACGCTGTGACGCCTCTCCTGGAGGACGCGCTCATGGACAGGTGAGGACAGATGTGGAAGGGAAGGGGGTGCTgttgggaggggaagggggggaggggattttGTTTAAATATCATTGGATCATTGGTtgcattggataaaaaaaaaaaaaaaattaactttttttgtgtcccctctcttccctgcagAGACCTGGTCCACAGGCAGACAGCTAGTGCAGTGGTTCAGCACATGTCCCTGGGGGTCTATGGCTTTGGCTGTGAGGACTCCCTTAACCACCTTCTCAACTACGTGTGGCCCAATGTGTTTGAGACTTCGCCCCACGTCATCCAGGCAGTCATGGGGGCCCTGGAGGGCCTCCGTGTTGCCATCGGCCCCTGCCGCATGCTGCAGTACTGCCTGCAGGTAAACCACTCACTGGCTACATCAGTTGGATGTCAGAATAGATCTTGATAAGACAATAAGGTTGATACTGGTTGAATGATGAGAttttgtatttaatttttttctcaccgacataaaaaaaagaaatctacaATTCAGACTTAAGTAGTGCATGTTCTACAAATCCACAGTAATGTGATTTGCTAACACTGTTTTCTCTACTGTTGCTAGGGTCTGTTCCACCCTGCCAGGAAGGTGAGGGATGTCTACTGGAAGATCTACAATTCCATCTACATTGGATCGCAGGATGCTCTTATTGCTCACTATCCACACGTCCACAATGATGAGAAAAATGGCTACATCCGCTCTGAGTTAGAGTATGTCTTGTGAAAGGGCTAAcccgctctcttctctctctctctctctctctcttttcccacccctctccattctctctcaaTCCCATCTCTACAGAATAAATGACTCTgtccattttttttattattacagTCTTGTAGTGGGTGTCAAACTGTCTAGGAACACAGCTGCCACACATTCAGTTTTATCAAAGTTTAAGTGATTAGGGGAAATTGAAAAATTTAGAACTTGTATGTATTGTTTTATTCTCCTATTATTAAAAAAAGCGAGTGTAAGTCAGTCTTGCTATAGAATGAGAAGCAGTCAGTGAAATTTAAAAAGGATATGGTTTCTGTGTATGGCCTCTGTACCGGCCACTCCATCACAATGCTCTGCCATCCATCTGTGAACTACCCTCTGGTCTTATCAGAATGTTGCTTTATTTGACTAAATAAACGTTTGTGTATAAATGTTTGTGTACATTTGTATCGCACCAAGGTCATGTCTTTTGCAGCCAGTTTCTAAGTGAACTGTCCATAACGAGTTCCTTTGTCACATGATCTGCCTTGCCATCCTGCTGAGACACAACATGTGAATGAGAGGGGCTGCAGGCTGGTCCAGTGCGTGTGGACTGTTATGCCTTAAGTGTTCACTGATGTGGGTTGTTTTGGCTTTTTGTCcaatgtggggtggggggtttggTCGTTAAACACTGGTATACTGCTGATGCAATATTCCTGAGGTTCAAAGAGACATGCAGACAGTGATGCAAAACTTTGCAAGATTTCAAAGCCATCTAGAAATACATACCGTAGGTCTACTTTTAGCTCTGTTGTCATCACTGATAAGTAGAGGTCACAGCCATATTGTCAAAGGGAGACATTCAGCCCTGTGTTCTAATTGCACCACAGCAGAAGTAGTCTGTTGCCTCAGGCCCTTTCTCTTCCATTCACTCAGCCCCCCCACAGCTCTATATGTAGGCCCTTGCTCTCTGACCCAGATTTCCCAGGCAGCTTCCATCCATGCTTGACTGACTCCCTGGTAGGCAGAGATGAACTGGATGTGTGACCTCGGCTCGTAGTACCCTTGTCAGGCTCAAATAAGTGTCTACCTTCTCTATAAGGACCACCACTATACCAGAAAACGTATCTAAACTGTGTAAGCCTTTTGCAATTTGTGCACTACATATTTGGCATTAATGGGACCTATGAGATGATGTAAGTCATGAAATACCACCACTGATTGGATCATTACTTAATGAAATGCTTCCTGAAGGCTTAGGGCTGAATTGATGGTTGTTTGGGGTGAAGTTTCCTGTCATCTGATTTGGCTTATGTAATGAAATTAGTTAATTGTTCTCATGGTCAAATTGAAAGTCTTTAAGAGGGTGATGCAATCCACATGGATACCTAACTAATCCTTTTGCTCACATCACAGGGCTGAGGAGAAGGGAAACCCAAGGAGCAGGCAGAAAATGTTTATTTGTAGTCATTTATTCCCCGAAGGGACACAGGAATTAAGCAATGTTGCCTATTCTGTGCACCAAGAATACAATAAACTTTGGAATGCATCTTCATGTGCTTAGAATATGTACAAAacggatgtgtgggtgtgtggggcgggggtgtgtgtgcaaaaAGCCATAACATTAAAAAAGCTTGCATTTTGCCATTTTAAAGCGCTGTTAAATGTTGCAACCACTGGAGGGAGGCAGCGAGGGAATCTGCAGCGAGTTGGTGCTGCTGTGGATGATTCTGCatctgagtggaggagagggagagtgacttGAACTTCCTGTGCAATCTCTTCTCTTCACCCGTTTACAGATACACTGCGGGGAGAATTTTCTGAGCGGCGAGAGTGGAGGACACTGCGGGGAGAATTTTCTGAGCGGCGAGAGTGGAGGGTTCGGCTTTCAGAAAAGTGCCCCGTGCAGTAGCTGTAAATACGTACTGTTTACATCGAGAGAAGAAGCCTatatcctcccacctccctcggCGATCAGCTTACTGGAACAGCGGCTGACTCGACTCTCCATCGCCTCTGAAAGCGTCTGTGGAACTGGTCATGGTCTGTGGTATAGCACGGGCCTTGAAGATCTGCGTTACATCAGAAAAACAACTATCATTGTGGGATTTACGTCCTTGAGTTCTAGGAAACCGACAAACGGTTTTTGTGGCGCACTATTTCACGATATTTGATTGATCTGATCTCCAGAGGAGAGTGGATGTGCCGTCCAAGCTGACCGAGATATGGCTGTTCTAAAACTCGTCGATCAGGTACGGTGCCGCTAGTGTACTGTACATAACAAACAGTCACAGAAATATTCTGCTTTTATACTATCCTTCTTGTACTAGACAGGAGAGGCTCTTTGTTTACTGATATCATTGAGAGGTCATGGACCAGTGGGATGTTTTGTGTCAGTTATACATGTGTATAAGTCTCATGCAAATGCAAGGAAGATGAAACTGTTTTTCTGATGCCCAAGGCCAGAACAGCAACATACCGCTATCCTGCGCTAGGTGCATAGAACTGGGCATCGCTCTCTGCACACCGGTGATCTGGAATGCTCTCATTTTCATAATAAGAGTTAAGATATATGCTGTCGCAATTTGTATGTGCTGTGCAACTAACAGATGGGCTTCCTGGTCTCTAGTTAGCAAGAGATTTGGTGGAGCTGATGACTTCCCTTAGTCTCTaagatagctagctaacgttagctagctaattgACAGCTCCCCTGCTGTGCCTGTTCTCTTATCCAGCGAGATAGTTTAGCTAACTTCAAAGTTGGTATGCtattttcattttcattatTTCACTTCATAATTATTCTCTCTTGCAAGAGGTATGTTTGCTTCCCCTGTTTCTCATATTTCTTCTAGCTAAATGTTGGTGTGCTAAGAAAAAGTTGCTTAACACTGGTACTTCCTGTGTTGGTTCAAGCCTCACCAGCACTAAAACGCATTAGTCATCAATTACCCTGTACGAAGTTGTCGTCAAAACAGTTATTTGACAAGCCTAGGgctctttttgttgttgctggggTAAAGACAAGGCCAAGGGTACAGTGACATAATGACCCAGAGGTAGAGAAATGACTTGTTCAGTGTAGAAAAGGAAATGCTTGCCTATTTTGGCTGTGTTTTTGTCTGGACACTAAGTGAAGTTGTGTCTTTCCTGTTTTTTCATTTGATTGTGCAGGGCTTCCTGTACTGAAATAAGAGCAAGCTAATAGACAGGTGTATAAGTGCACACTCCCTAGTTTATATTTTTTAATCACTGACATTGTGTGGTTAAATTATTTTGTGTCTGTCACACCAAGAGTAAGGTATGAAAACATGGTCATGCACAGATTTAAATTCTACAATTCCTTTTTACTGAAACGTCAAGCAGCTTCTCATTTTGGGCCTGTGGGTGTGGAGATATGCAGATGTCTTCCTCCGGGCATTAACTGCAAGGCGTCTCAGATTCTTCGACATCCTATTGAGAGGGAAACATTGTAAACTTCTagttgtgtctttgtgtatacatcaggagtatgtgtgtttgcagttTGTGGAATGATAACAGCATTTATCTGATGAAGGATGtttgtgtagaatgaaatggatggggggagagaaagggactgATTGGGGTGGACCAAGTGAAGGACCCTGTTCCTCTGGGATACTCTGGTACAGGAGGGGATGATTAATAGGCTGATCTTATGGTGTTCTAaataaagtattaaagtattttgctACGTTTTCATTGGATGCAGTAGGAGTTCTGGGACCATTCATTGGGCTATGGGGGTGGGACTGTGAGCGTACTGCTGTGAGGCAACAATGGGCTCAGTGTTTAGGGTTTTTCGGTGAGcctggaggggtggtgtggtgtgggttCGAGTAATGTCCTAAATCTGGACAACTTTCTTCACCCCACCCTTTCTTCTCTCCAATACCCCACAGGGCCACTTGCTTGGATATGTCATAGATCAGCTTCCCGCGTAATCAGTATACACCTTTTCTCTTTAGCTAGCTCAGCATCTTGGAATGTCCTTAGAACATACAGAGACTGATAGGCCTAAAGGTAGGTGAATTCCATTATGGGCGATGGAGTGTGAGAAAAGGTGGAGAAGAGTCTGCAACTGAAAACACTCTGCGATTGCTTTAAATATAAAGTGCAatacaaatcaaatgtattattattattattattattaaaacgtCATGGATCAGTCCATATGGAGCTTCCCATGGCACCCTTCCTGTCTTAACAGGATGGCTGCCAGCTGGTGTCGTGTGGGCCTAGATCTCCCTGGGggagcctgggtgtgtgtgtgtgtgtgtgtgtgtggagggagcgcTAGCCTTCACCTGCTCCAAGTCAAGCCAACGCTTGAAGAGTCAGCTGCTCTGGAACCTCACATGTACTGTGTGAGGTGGTTTCCTGTGCAGGGTGATGTGACAACACTCAGGGCGTGTGGGTATGCGTGTACTCTGTGTCTATGGTTATGTCGCTTCGAAGCAGAACCGAAACGGCAGAGGTTCCTGCCTGTCAATTCCGAGAAGGCAacgagaggaacaggaagtgagacggGGAGGTACAGGAAGTCGGGGATTCTGAAATAGTTCTGCTCAGTAGCTCAGGGCTCTGACTCGTCACTGGCTACCattgggtcggggggggggggggggggggggtggcaccaTATCAGCTTTAGCATTTTCAAACCTAGTTCAACACTGACGCTATTCTGTTCTCATGTCCCAAACAAGCAGCCTTATCTGTCAGGGATTCCAGAAAGCTGACGCTTGCTGCTGATCTGTTGAAAGAGACAATGATAGGGCCTGCCTGCATACTGGTGCTGTGTCACTGGTCTTTACTGTAGCTAGACTTGTCTTTACTGTAGCTAGACTTGTCAGACAGGACCAAACAGTATACCTGGTTTACGTGACCCAGAAAAGAAGCAATTTTGACTTTGTTAAACTtgacttttcttctccattctCTAGCCTCCACTCATCCAGGCAATCTTCAATGGAGACCCTGAAGAGATTCGTATGCTTATCTACAAATCGGAGGATATCAACGCTCTGGTAAGACATGCCCCTCCCTTGTCCGCACAAGGGGGTTAGGAGATGAATTTCAGAAACCTTCGGCTTCCACCCACTGCACTTCCTGTTCTGGccttggggtcagaggtcaatatGCCAAAGGCCAAAGAGGAGTTTGTTTACCTTAGAGCAGAGATAAATATAGTCACAGTATATCCCAAtatgctggggctggggttggggttcgGCTTGTGGTCCCATTGTCTTTCCTGGGTGTTTAGTCTCCTGTCCGGCCCTTGGCTGTGCTCTCAGAGCCACAACCAGAGCTCTGTCATTGTTCTGTTCAGATGTGATTCTGTCCTCAGTGGTCTGGACAATGGATGTCTTGACACTGTAGCAACTGTAGGACTGCTCTATTGAGCTCATGGCGATACTTTGTCATGCCTGTCTGTCCACTGGATTTCTAACCGTTCCTGGCTCTCACTCTCGGCCTCGCTTTCAGGATGCCGAGAAACGCACCCCACTTCACGCTGCAGCCTTCCTAGGAGACGCCGAGATCACCGAGCTCCTCATCCTCTCAGGTGAAAGACGACCCATCTTTCTCCAGGctgtgtcccctcctcccctctctctctctctctctctctctctctctctctctctctctctctctctctctctctctctctctctctctctctctctctctctctctctctcgctctctctctctctgttcctctctctctctctctctctctctctctctctctctctgttcctctctcctgtccgcaACCCCCGCGCTAATATCTCTtgctacctctccctctttctctcaccccctgcAGGGGCGCGGGTCAACGCCAAAGACAATATGTGGCTCACCCCTCTCCACCGCGCGGTGGCTTCTCGTAGCGAGGTGGGTAGCGACACTCACACCCTCGTCCTTGATCTCTGTTGTGCGGCGGCCCATTCTTAAGGACACACGCTGTGACACAGGTGGTTGGGAACTAAGCAGCTCACTGTGATATAGATTAggaacactcacactcacacacacacacacacacacacactcacacatgcagcaAATGAGGCCTCTCAGGAATGCAGTAGCATGTGTGTTTAGTGGAGAAACCAGTGCAATCCATCGTCAACACAGGAGGCATAATAGACAGACACAAACTGGTAATTCAACATGGCTGGGGCAACTGGACTGACTGACTCAGTagctgtgtgtatatatctgtgtgtggctgttgttCAGTTTATTATAGATGAATGAGAGGATATGGCTGTTTGTAAGTGTGGGTCTGTGTTTAGGACTTTATGCCTGTAAATGTATAAAGATGACTTTCTGTACGAGTCGTTTTGCTTTTCTTTTGCTTattttcaaacacacatacacacatcgcATTGTctttattctgattctgacacacacacaccgaaaccCACCCTCACACGCTCCCCTCCGGTCCACAGGAGGCGGTCCGCGTGTTGATCCGCCACTCTGCAGACGTGAACGCCCGGGATAAGAACTGGCAGACGCCGCTGCACGTGGCGGCCGCCAACAACGCCCTGCGCTGCGCCGAGGTCATCATCCCACTGCTGAGCAGCGTCAACGTGTCGGACCGCGGCGGGCGCACCGCCCTGCACCACGCCGCCCTCAACGGACACACGGAGGTAGTGTCGGAGAGCACGTCCTCGTTCCCGCCCGACCCTCCCCAGGCGCGTGTGTCTGTCGGCTGTTTGCTgtcaagagaaaaaaaaaaaccttgctcCCATCTGCTCTGCTGTATTTTCGGCTGTTATATAAAGAAGCTCGCCCACACCCTgcttcccagagagagagacagacacacacacctgactcacCACCAGCTTCCTGCTGCGACTGACACTGTCGGCACACTTTCTaatccccctgttctcctgggtttctctctctctctcctcctcctccccgcctcAGATGGTCAGCCTCCTCCTGGAGAAGGGAGCCAACATCAACGCCTTCGATAAGAAAGACGGCAGGGCTCTCCACTGGGCTGCGTTCATGGGTGGGTCGAAATGAAATACCATCTGAAGCGAACGGACGCGGACGTCGTGCCATACTTCGTCCGTCACCATGACACGGTTTACTTTCCTGTGTAGTGtgccaaggccgtagccatggaggcAACATTGGGGGGGATCATTTTTGTAAATGATCATTTCAGACAGCGtacgtggttgcctgtcgtagcgtagcacatttatatttttatatcaatatattgggggggacattttgaccagatttgaatatt
The DNA window shown above is from Osmerus eperlanus chromosome 3, fOsmEpe2.1, whole genome shotgun sequence and carries:
- the sf3b1 gene encoding splicing factor 3B subunit 1 isoform X2, which gives rise to MQVRSYMDVMREQHLTKEEKEIRQQMAEKAKTGDLKPVNGSAASQAAAAAKRKRRWDQTADQNQTPTNTTPKKISSWDQADASVEGQTPGHTPAHTPSNSRWDETPGRNKGSETPGATPSTRMWDPTPSHTPAGAATPGRGDTPGHATPGHGGATGSVRKNRWDETPKTERETPGHGSGWAETPRTDRGEESVGETPTPGASKRKSRWDETPASQMGSSTPLLTPGKTPIGTPAMNMATPTPGHLMSMTPEQLQAWRWEREIDERNRPLTDDELDAMFPEGYKVLPPPAGYVPIRTPARKLSATPTPIGGMTGFHMQQEDRSMKQINDQPSGNLPFLKPDDIQYFDKLLVEVDESTLSPEEQKERKIMKLLLKIKNGTPPMRKAALRQITDKAREFGAGPLFNQILPLLMSPTLEDQERHLLVKVIDRILYKLDDLVRPYVHKILVVIEPLLIDEDYYARVEGREIISNLAKAAGLATMISTMRPDIDNMDEYVRNTTARAFAVVASALGIPSLLPFLKAVCKSKKSWQARHTGIKIVQQIAILMGCAILPHLRSLVEIIEHGLVDEQQKVRTISALAIAALAEAATPYGIESFDSVLKPLWKGIRQHRGKGLAAFLKAIGYLIPLMDAEYANYYTREVMLILIREFQSPDEEMKKIVLKVVKQCCGTDGVEANYIKTEILPPFFKHFWQHRMALDRRNYRQLVDTTVELANKVGAAEIISRIVDDLKDEAEQYRKMVMETIEKIMGNLGAADIDHKLEEQLIDGILYAFQEQTTEDSVMLNGFGTVVNALGKRVKPYLPQICGTVLWRLNNKSAKVRQQAADLISRTAVVMKTCQEEKLMGHLGVVLYEYLGEEYPEVLGSILGALKAIVNVIGMHKMTPPIKDLLPRLTPILKNRHEKVQENCIDLVGRIADRGAEYVSAREWMRICFELLELLKAHKKAIRRATVNTFGYIAKAIGPHDVLATLLNNLKVQERQNRVCTTVAIAIVAETCSPFTVLPALMNEYRVPELNVQNGVLKSLSFLFEYIGEMGKDYIYAVTPLLEDALMDRDLVHRQTASAVVQHMSLGVYGFGCEDSLNHLLNYVWPNVFETSPHVIQAVMGALEGLRVAIGPCRMLQYCLQGLFHPARKVRDVYWKIYNSIYIGSQDALIAHYPHVHNDEKNGYIRSELEYVL
- the sf3b1 gene encoding splicing factor 3B subunit 1 isoform X1 produces the protein MAKIAKTHEDIEAQILEIQGMKAALLEEGDQGVGLDSTGYYDQEIYGGSDSRFAGYVTSIAANEQEDDEEEDSSTSLLGQKKPGYHAPVAILNAIPQSDEQYDPFAEHRPQKIAEREDEYKARRRQMIISPERLDPFADGGKTPDPKMQVRSYMDVMREQHLTKEEKEIRQQMAEKAKTGDLKPVNGSAASQAAAAAKRKRRWDQTADQNQTPTNTTPKKISSWDQADASVEGQTPGHTPAHTPSNSRWDETPGRNKGSETPGATPSTRMWDPTPSHTPAGAATPGRGDTPGHATPGHGGATGSVRKNRWDETPKTERETPGHGSGWAETPRTDRGEESVGETPTPGASKRKSRWDETPASQMGSSTPLLTPGKTPIGTPAMNMATPTPGHLMSMTPEQLQAWRWEREIDERNRPLTDDELDAMFPEGYKVLPPPAGYVPIRTPARKLSATPTPIGGMTGFHMQQEDRSMKQINDQPSGNLPFLKPDDIQYFDKLLVEVDESTLSPEEQKERKIMKLLLKIKNGTPPMRKAALRQITDKAREFGAGPLFNQILPLLMSPTLEDQERHLLVKVIDRILYKLDDLVRPYVHKILVVIEPLLIDEDYYARVEGREIISNLAKAAGLATMISTMRPDIDNMDEYVRNTTARAFAVVASALGIPSLLPFLKAVCKSKKSWQARHTGIKIVQQIAILMGCAILPHLRSLVEIIEHGLVDEQQKVRTISALAIAALAEAATPYGIESFDSVLKPLWKGIRQHRGKGLAAFLKAIGYLIPLMDAEYANYYTREVMLILIREFQSPDEEMKKIVLKVVKQCCGTDGVEANYIKTEILPPFFKHFWQHRMALDRRNYRQLVDTTVELANKVGAAEIISRIVDDLKDEAEQYRKMVMETIEKIMGNLGAADIDHKLEEQLIDGILYAFQEQTTEDSVMLNGFGTVVNALGKRVKPYLPQICGTVLWRLNNKSAKVRQQAADLISRTAVVMKTCQEEKLMGHLGVVLYEYLGEEYPEVLGSILGALKAIVNVIGMHKMTPPIKDLLPRLTPILKNRHEKVQENCIDLVGRIADRGAEYVSAREWMRICFELLELLKAHKKAIRRATVNTFGYIAKAIGPHDVLATLLNNLKVQERQNRVCTTVAIAIVAETCSPFTVLPALMNEYRVPELNVQNGVLKSLSFLFEYIGEMGKDYIYAVTPLLEDALMDRDLVHRQTASAVVQHMSLGVYGFGCEDSLNHLLNYVWPNVFETSPHVIQAVMGALEGLRVAIGPCRMLQYCLQGLFHPARKVRDVYWKIYNSIYIGSQDALIAHYPHVHNDEKNGYIRSELEYVL